A part of Deinococcus cellulosilyticus NBRC 106333 = KACC 11606 genomic DNA contains:
- a CDS encoding helix-turn-helix domain-containing protein, whose translation MTKLLQGLQPLRQARKLTQEELAKKAGVSVETIRKHEQGAYDGISGDTLNKLAGALGCPSAFLFLPYNSDVSENQESA comes from the coding sequence TACAGCCCCTCCGGCAAGCCAGAAAGCTCACTCAAGAAGAGCTGGCAAAGAAGGCCGGTGTCAGTGTGGAAACCATCCGAAAGCACGAACAGGGTGCATACGATGGGATTTCTGGAGACACCCTAAACAAACTTGCAGGTGCTCTGGGTTGCCCATCAGCATTCCTTTTTTTACCTTATAACTCTGATGTATCAGAGAATCAGGAATCCGCATGA
- a CDS encoding helix-turn-helix domain-containing protein, with protein MIVLQSREEFFALLDEWAKSRGFQIQSPVNPDEILTVAEMAAEVKAPQSTISEYCRTGRIPNARKVGKEWRVQRADFEAFKRGDSPRGLITKGKPPKLRLSNRVG; from the coding sequence ATGATCGTTCTTCAATCCAGAGAAGAGTTCTTCGCCCTGCTAGATGAGTGGGCCAAAAGCAGGGGTTTCCAGATCCAAAGTCCTGTGAACCCAGACGAGATCCTAACCGTGGCAGAGATGGCCGCAGAGGTGAAAGCACCCCAGAGCACCATCTCCGAATACTGCCGCACTGGTCGCATCCCCAACGCCCGCAAGGTCGGGAAGGAATGGCGGGTCCAACGGGCTGACTTCGAAGCTTTCAAACGGGGGGATTCCCCCCGTGGTCTGATCACCAAAGGCAAACCCCCGAAGCTGCGTCTTTCCAACCGAGTGGGGTAA